AGAAAATGGACATGAAGTATTATGTCACTTATCTGGAAAGCTAAGAATGAACTTCATAAGAATTCTTGAAGGTGATAAGGTGAATGTAGAACTTTCTCCGTATGATCTTACAAGAGGAAGAATCACTTGGCGTAAGAAGTAGACTATTTTAATATTAGTCTAAGGAGGGATTAACAATGAAAGTAAGACCATCAGTAAAACCAATATGTGAAAAATGTAAAGTAATAAAAAGAAAAGGTAAAGTAATGGTTATCTGTGAAAATCCAAAGCATAAGCAAAAGCAAGGATAATAAATTATTACTAGCAATTTGTTAACATATATAGTATAATATTAAATTGTGATGTTAACGAAACGTATTAAATACGTAAACAAATCTGATTTCGGATTGAATATTAATTAAGATTTTAACACTAAAAACTAAGTGTAGGAGGTGCGAATTAATGGCAAGAATAGCTGGGGTAGATTTACCTAGAGAAAAAAGAGCGGAAATAGCTTTAACTTATATATATGGTATAGGTAAAGCAACTGCTAACGAAATATTAGCTAAAGCTGAGATAAATCCTGATGTAAGAATAAAAGACTTATCTGAAGAACAAGTTAACGACCTAAGAAAGATAATAGATAGTGATTTCTTAGTTGAAGGTGACTTAAGAAGAGAGATAGCTTTAAATATAAAGAGATTAAGAGATATAAAATGTTACAGAGGTATGAGACATGCTAAAGGTCTTCCACTAAGAGGACAAAGAACTAAGACTAACGCTAGAACTAGAAAAGGTCCTAGAAAAACTGTATCTCGTAAGAAGAAGAAGTAATAAATCATAATTAGATAGGAGGGAAAACAATGGCTAAACCAAAAAAGAAAGTTACACGTGTTAGAAGAAAAGAACGTAAAAACATAGAACGTGGACAAGCACATATACAATCAACTTTCAACAATACAATAATAACTTTAACTGATGTTCATGGAAATGCTATATCTGCTGCATCTTCAGGACAATTAGGATTCAAAGGATCAAGAAAAGCGACTCCATTCGCATCTCAAATGGCTGCTGAAACAGCTGCTAAGGCTGCAATGGAACACGGTTTAAAAACTGTAGAAGTATTCGTAAAAGGACCAGGTTCAGGAAGAGAAGCTGCGATAAGAGCATTACAAGCTACAGGATTAGAAGTAACTATGATAAAAGACGTTACTCCAATTCCTCACAATGGATGTAGACCACCAAAAAGAAGAAGAGTATAATTATATAATTAGTAAATTAGGAGGTGCAAAGACATGGCAAGATACACAGGTGCATCATGCAGACAATGTCGTAGAGAAGGAATGAAATTATTCCTTAAAGGTGACAGATGTTACACTGATAAATGTGCTATAGTTAAGAGAAACTATGCTCCAGGACAACATGGACAAGGAAGAAAGAAAGTTTCTAACTATGGATTACAATTAAGAGAAAAGCAAAAAGTTAAGAGAATATACGGAGTTTTAGAAACTCAATTCAGAAACTTATACGAGCGTGCTGAAAAGATGGCTGGTATAACAGGGGAAAACTTATTAAGTCTATTAGAAAGAAGATTAGACAACGTTGTTTACAGAATGGGATTAGCTTCATCTAGAAAAGAAGCTAGACAATTAGTAGGACACGGTCACTTCTTATTAAACGGACACAAAGCTGATATAGCTTCTATAACAGTTAAGCCTGGTGATGTTATAACAGTAAAAGAAAGATCAAAATCATCTGCTAAATTCAAAGCTTTAGTAGAAAACAATACAAGAATAGCTCCTAAATGGTTAGAAGCTAACGTAGAAGAAATGACAGTTAAGGTTGTTGCTAATCCATCAAGAGAAGATATAGATCTTGAAATAGCAGAACACTTAATCATAGAGCTTTACTCTAAGTAATAAGCATATTTTAAAATTTATTTTAAGATTTTGTTTACCCTCAGTGGATTAATAAATTTGAAGGAGGGTTTTGTCCATGATAGAAATAGAAAAACCAAAAGTAGATATAATCGAACTTAGCGAAGACTATAGATATGGAAAGTTTGTCATAGAGCCTCTAGAAAGAGGCTATGGCATAACTATAGGTAATGCTTTAAGAAGAATATTATTATCTTCTTTACCAGGTGTTGCAGTTAACTCTATAAAAATAGATGGAGTTCTTCATGAATTCTCTACAGTACCAGGTGTAAAAGAAGACGTTACAGAAATAATATTAGCATTAAAAGAACTTTCAGCTACTATAGATGGTGAAGGAAGTAGAACACTTAAAATAGAAGCTCAAGGTCCATGCACTATCACGGGATCAGACATAATATGTCCTCCTGATGTTGAAATATTAAGCAAGGATTTAAAGATAGCTACGCTAGATGAAAATGCTAAGTTTAATATGGAAATATTTGTAGATAAAGGTAGAGGTTATGTTTCTGCTGAAGAAAACAAAACAGAGCATATGCCTATAGGTGTTTTACCTGTAGACTCAATATATACTCCTGTTGAAAAAGTGAGCTACCATGTAGAAAATACAAGAGTAGGTCAAAAAACAGATTATGACAAATTAGTACTAGACGTTTGGACTAATGGAAGTATAAATCCTCAAGAAGGAATATCTCTTGCAGCCAAAGTTTTAGTTGAACATTTAAATCTATTCATAGACTTAACAGAGCATGTAAGCAATGTTGAGATAATGGTAGAAAAAGAAGAAGATCAAAAAGAAAAAGTTCTTGAAATGACTATAGAAGAATTAGATTTATCAGTTAGATCATACAACTGTTTAAAGAGAGCGGGAATCAATACAGTTGAAGAATTAGCTAATAAATCTGAGGACGATATGATGAAAGTTAGAAACTTAGGAAAGAAATCTCTAGAAGAGGTTATCCAAAAGTTAGAAGAACTTGGACTAGGTCTTAAACCAAGCGAAGAATAATAGCAAAAAGGAGGGATAGTATGGCTACTTACCGTAAATTAGGACGTGAAACAGCTCACAGAAACCTTATGTTAAGAAACTTAGTAACTGATTTACTAAGAAACGGAAGAATAGAAACTACAGTAACTAGAGCGAAGGAAACTAAGAGAATGGCAGAAAAGATGATAACTCTTGGTAAAAGAGGAGATCTTCATGCTAGAAGACAAGTTTTAGCTTATGTTATGGATGAAACTGTAGTAAACAATTTATTCACTGAAATAGCTCCAAAGTATGCTGAGAGAAACGGTGGATATACTAGAATAATCAAAAAAGGACCAAGAAAAGGCGACGCTGCTGAAATGGCTTTTATAGAACTAGTATAGTATGATAAGGATTAAGCTTTATAGCTTAGTCCTTTTTTTATGTTTAAATATAAAATATAAATGATTAAGCGTTCTTTTACTTATATGTAAAATTAAAATTAATTTACACTTATATATGTTTAAATGTGTAAAAATTATATAGTAATTTGTATCCTAACGAATTATGAAATTTATGAAAAACTATGGTATAATACTATTTAAAATGATTTTTTACAGCTATTATATGAAGCTTAGTTATTAACTAAAATAAGTATAAATAGTTTTTATACTATTTACTAAAGGAGTAAATTAATGAAAGATATAATAAAGGTTAATGGAGTTTCTTTTGAGTATCTCACAGAAGAGAGTTCGCTTAAAGCGATAGATAATTTAACGCTAGACGTAAAAGAGGGCGAATTCGTAGCTATAATAGGGCATAATGGTTCAGGTAAATCTACGTTATCTAAAAATTTAAATGCTATATTGCTTCCGAGTGAAGGTAATATTCTTATTGATGGATTAGACACTCGAGAGGAAGACAAACTTTGGGATATAAGGCAAACAGCGGGAATGGTTTTCCAAAATCCTGATAATCAAATAGTTGCAACTATTGTTGAAGAAGATGTAGCCTTTGGACCAGAAAATCTAGGAATATCTCCTGAGGATATTAGAAAAAGGGTAGAAGAATCTCTTAAAAGTGTAGGAATGTATGAGTTAAGAGATAGACAACCTCATTTATTATCTGGAGGACAGAAGCAAAGGGTTGCGATTGCGGGTATTATTGCAATGAAGCCTAAATGTATAATATTTGATGAAGCTACAGCTATGCTAGATCCATCAGGTAGAAAAGAAGTAATGAAGACTATAAAAAGACTTAACAAAGAAGAAAATATTACGACACTTCATATAACTCACTTTATGGAAGAGGCAGTGGAAGCTGATAGAGTTATAGTTATGGATAAAGGAAGAAAATTGCTTGAGGGTACACCTAGAGAAGTATTTAGTAAGATAGATTTATTAAGGCAAATAGGATTAGATGTTCCTTGTATGACAGAACTGTCAAGTTTATTAAAAGAGGAAGGGCTAAATATAAGCAGTGATATATTAACTGTAGATGAGATGGTGATGAAATTATGTCAATTATAGTAAAGAATTTAACTCATATTTACAATGAAGGTATGCCTTTTGCAAGTAAAGCATTAGATGATATTTCATTTGAGATTAAGGATCGAGATTTCGTAGGACTAATAGGTCATACAGGATCTGGGAAGTCTACTTTAATACAACATCTTAATGGAATATTAAAACCTCATGTTGGAAAAATATATATAAATGATTTTGATATAACTGATCCAACTTTAAACCTGACAGATATAAGAAAAAGGGTAGGAGTTGTATTTCAATATCCAGAATATCAGTTGTTTGAAGAAACAATAGAAAAGGATATAGCCTTTGGACCTTCTAATTTAGGCTTAGAGGCCGAAGAGATAAACTTAAGGGTTAAATCATCTATGGCAGCAGTGGGATTAGATTATGAGGCATTTAAAGATAAATCTCCGTTTGAATTATCAGGAGGTCAAAAAAGAAGAGTTGCCATAGCGGGAGTTATAGCTATGAATCCAGAAGTATTAATATTAGATGAACCTACTGCTGGTTTAGATCCTGGTGGAAGAGATGAAATATTTGATCTTATAAAAAAACTTCATAAAGAAAAAAATATGACTATAATTTTATCCTCTCATAGTATGGATGATATGGCTAAGATGGCTAAAACATTAATAGTAATGAATCATGGTAAAATAGAATTTATGGGCACTCCTAGAGACGTTTTTAATTCTAATACATCTAGACTTAAAGAAATAGGCTTAGATATACCTCAAGTACTAGAATTAACTATGAAATTAAGAGATAGAGGATTTGATATAAAAGAAGATGTATTAACTATAGATGAAGCCAAAGAAGAAATATTAAGAATTATGAGAGGAAGAAAAAAATGTTAAAAGATATTACTATAGGACAGTATTATCCGTCTAACTCTGCTATTCATAAATTAGATGCTAGAGTGAAACTTATAGCCACTTTTGTTTTTATGATTTCATTATTCATAATAAATAAGTTTTGGCCATATGCAGTAGTTTTATTAGCACTAATTTCTGTAGTAAAGTTATCTAATATACCTATGAAGTATATTATAAAGGGGATAAAGCCGCTTAGATGGATAATATTATTTACTTTTGTTATAAATATATTCTTTTTACCAGGAGATCCTATTTGGTCGTTTGGTTTTTTATCTATAACTAGACAGGGAATAGAACAGGCTATATTTATGGCAGTTAGATTAGTATTTTTAGTAGTTGGTACATCTATACTAACTTTAACTACATCACCAATAGAGCTTACTGATGGTATAGAGAGGCTTTTAAACCCTTTGAGAAGAGTAGGACTACCTGTACACGAATTAGCTATGATGATGACAATAGCTTTAAGATTTATACCTACTCTATTAGATGAAACAGATAAAATAATGAAAGCTCAAATGTCAAGAGGTGCAGATTTTGAAAGTAAAAATCTTATAAGTAGAGCTAAGAATTTAGTTCCACTATTAGTACCTTTGTTTGTAAGTGCATTTAGGAGAGCTGATGAGCTTGCTATGGCGATGGAAGCTAGATGCTATAGAGGTGGGTACAATAGAACTAAAATGAAAGAAGCTGTAATTAGTAAGATAGACTATGTAGCAAGTAGTATACTGGCTATATATTTGGTTATAATTATAGCTACGAGATTTATATAAAGAGGTAAATGATGAGAAATTTAAAAGTTACTATACAATACAATGGCAAGAACTATTGTGGATGGCAAAAACAACCCGATTCTTTAGGTATACAAGGTACAATTGAGAATGCTATTTATGAAATAACTAAAGAGAAGATAAAAATAACAGGTTCTGGTAGAACTGATGCAGGTGTACATGCATTAGGACAGGTTGCTAATTTTAAGTTAGAATCAACAATACCAGCACAAAAGCTTCCAAATGCATTAAATGCTAAACTACCTAAAGATATATCAATAATAGATTGTATCGAAGTAGATGAAGAATTTCATTCTAGGTATAGTGCTAAACGAAAAAGATATAGGTATTTAATTTATAATAATTCTTATAGAAATCCTATATACAAAGATATATCATATCATGTAAAATATGATTTAGATTTTGAAAAAATGTGTGAAGAAGCTAAAAGCTTAATTGGAGAACATGATTTTAAAGGATTTATGAGCTCTGGTTCTTCTGTCAATGATACTATTAGAACTATTTATGACATTACACTACAAAAACAAGATAACTTAATAATTTTAGAAGTAGAAGGTAATGGATTTTTATATAATATGGTAAGAATAATAGTAGGGACGTTAGTTGATATAGGCAGAGGAAGGATAAAAGAAAGCTTAAAAAATATAATTGACTCGAAGGAAAGAGGTATGTGCGGTCATACTGCACCAGCTCATGGATTATTTCTCAAAAAAGTTGATTATTAGCTTGACACACCAGGGGCCATGTATTAAAATGAATTAGAGTGTGTTAATAAGTCCACTTGCCCCGGACTTGACATAAACGGTAAAATTTTTATATGAAAATAAGTTAAGGAGGGACAACTATGAAAAGTTATATAGCTAAGCCAGCTGATGTACAAAGAAAATGGTACATCGTTGATGCTGAAGGAAAAACATTAGGTCGTTTAGCAACTGAAATAGCGACAGTATTAAGAGGAAAGCACAAGGTTACTTTCACTCCACACGTTGACGGAGGAGATTTCGTTGTTGTTGTGAATGCAGAGAAGGTAGTTTTAACAGGAAAGAAATTAGATCAAAAAATGTACAGATACCACACAGGATATGTAGGTGGATTAAAAGAAATAACTTACAGAGAAATGATGGCTAAGAAGCCTGAGGAAGTAGTTTCTCATGCAGTAAGCGGTATGTTATGTAAGAACAAATTAAGAAGCAGAATGATGACTAGATTAAGAGTATTCGCAGGAGCAAACCATGATCATGCAGCTCAAAATCCAGAAGTTTTAAACTTTAAATAATAATTACGGGTGAAAGGAGGAGTTATCATGGCTAACGTTCAATATTACGGAACTGGAAGAAGAAAGCACTCTGTTGCTAGAGTAAGATTAGTTGCAGGTGAAGGAAATATAGTAGTAAATGGAAGAAATGTTGAAGAATACTTCAACTACGAAACATTAATAAGAGATGTTAAGCAACCATTAGTGTTAACTAACAACGAAACTAAGTACGATGTTATAGTAAAGGTTGAAGGTGGAGGATTCACTGGACAAGCTGGAGCTATAAGACATGGTATATCTAGAGCTTTATTAAAGGCTGATGCTGAGTTAAGAGGAGACTTAAAGAAAGAAGGATTCTTAACTAGAGATGCTAGAATGAAGGAAAGAAAGAAATACGGATTAAAGGCAGCAAGAAGAGCTCCACAATTCTCAAAGAGATAATTTTATATGTTTGTACAAAGACTTTGGAATATTCCAAAGTCTTTTTTAATATAAATGTACAGGGTGATATTGTGAGAAAGTACATAAAACATATAATTTTTGGGTCTATAGCATTAATATTAGTAGCGGTATCAATATTTGAAATAAAAAATGTATCGGAAGATGTTATGGAGTACATGCCGGTAACTAACAAAACTATAATAATAGATGCCGGTCATGGTGGAATAGACCCTGGAACTTTAAATGAAGATAAGACTATAAAAGAAAAAGATATAAATTTAGCTATCGCACAAAAGTTAAGGGAACTGTTAGAGTCTAGTGGAGCGCTCGTAATACTAACAAGGGAAGATGATAGTAGTTTGTATCAAGAAGATGGAAATAAGACAACAAGACAAAAATATAATGAAAATCTTAAAAATAGAAAAAAAATAATAGATGAGTCTAACGCAGATATGTTTGTATCGATACATATGAATGCCTTGAGTGGAAATGGTGCTTCTAAATATTATGGTGCTCAAACTTTTTATCCTAAAGGAAAAGAAGATTCGGTTCAATTATCTAAATACATACAGCAAGAATTAAAGAGAGTTGTTGATAAAACAAATAATAGAGAAATAAAGCCAAGAGATGATATATACTTATTGAAAGAAAATAAAATACCTTCAGTATTAATAGAATGTGGTTTTTTATCTAATGAAAAAGAAGCTAAACTATTAACTGATGAGAAGTATCAAGAGAAGATAGCGTGGTCTGTATATGTAGGAGTACAAAAATATTTTAGCGAAAATATGAATAATAATTAAAAAAAAGAGAAAAATAGGTTATGTCAGGATATTTAATATATTCCTGATAAAACCTATTTTTAATTTATTAGTAAAAATAAAAATAGAAAAAAATGTTGACTTAGTAAAAAATAGGTGTTATTATTAAATAGTTCTCAAAAGAGAGCATAAGAACTTTGAAAATTAAACAGTAGGTTAATTTATAGAAACAAACATAATTCTTTATAGAATTAAACACAAACAACCAAGCCAGATATTCAGATAATGATTAGCTGAGCAATGGACAACTTTTATTTGAGAGTTTGATCCTGGCTCAGGATGAACGCTGGCGGCGTGCCTAACACATGCAAGTCGAGCGATCTTCTTCGGAAGAGAGCGGCGGACGGGTGAGTAACGCGTGGGTAACCTGCCCTGTACACACGGATAACATACCGAAAGGTATGCTAATACGGGATAACATACTTTTATCGCATGGTAGAAGTATCAAAGCTCCGGCGGTACAGGATGGACCCGCGTCTGATTAGCTAGTTGGTAAGGTAACGGCTTACCAAGGCGACGATCAGTAGCCGACCTGAGAGGGTGATCGGCCACATTGGAACTGAGACACGGTCCAAACTCCTACGGGAGGCAGCAGTGGGGAATATTGCACAATGGGCGAAAGCCTGATGCAGCAACGCCGCGTGAGCGATGAAGGCCTTCGGGTCGTAAAGCTCTGTCCTCAAGGAAGATAATGACGGTACTTGAGGAGGAAGCCCCGGCTAACTACGTGCCAGCAGCCGCGGTAATACGTAGGGGGCTAGCGTTATCCGGAATTACTGGGCGTAAAGGGTGCGTAGGTGGTTTCTTAAGTCAGAAGTGAAAGGCTACGGCTCAACCGTAGTAAGCTTTTGAAACTAAGAGACTTGAGTGCAGGAGAGGAGAGTAGAATTCCTAGTGTAGCGGTGAAATGCGTAGATATTAGGAGGAATACCAGTTGCGAAGGCGGCTCTCTGGACTGTAACTGACACTGAGGCACGAAAGCGTGGGGAGCAAACAGGATTAGATACCCTGGTAGTCCACGCCGTAAACGATGAGTACTAGCTGTCGGGGGTTACCCCCCTCGGTGGCGCAGCTAACGCATTAAGTACTCCGCCTGGGAAGTACGCTCGCAAGAGTGAAACTCAAAGGAATTGACGGGGACCCGCACAAGTAGCGGAGCATGTGGTTTAATTCGAAGCAACGCGAAGAACCTTACCTAAGCTTGACATCCTTTTGACCTCTCCCTAATCGGAGATTTCCCTTCGGGGACAGAAGTGACAGGTGGTGCATGGTTGTCGTCAGCTCGTGTCGTGAGATGTTGGGTTAAGTCCCGCAACGAGCGCAACCCTTGCCTTTAGTTGCCAGCATTAAGTTGGGCACTCTAGAGGGACTGCCAGGGATAACCTGGAGGAAGGTGGGGATGACGTCAAATCATCATGCCCCTTATGCTTAGGGCTACACACGTGCTACAATGGGTGGTACAGAGGGCGGCCAAGTCGTGAGGCGGAGCTAATCCCTTAAAGCCATTCTCAGTTCGGATTGTAGGCTGAAACTCGCCTACATGAAGCTGGAGTTACTAGTAATCGCAGATCAGAATGCTGCGGTGAATGCGTTCCCGGGTCTTGTACACACCGCCCGTCACACCACGGGAGTTGGAGGCGCCCGAAGCCGGATAGCTAACCTTTTGGAAGCGTCCGTCGAAGGTGAAGCCAATAACTGGGGTGAAGTCGTAACAAGGTAGCCGTATCGGAAGGTGCGGCTGGATCACCTCCTTTCTAAGGAGAATTGCCTACTGTTTAATTTTGAGAGTTTTTATAAAAAAATAAAAATTCTTATTGACAAAAAATGACTTAGATAGTAAAATATCTACTGTCGAAAAATAGT
Above is a genomic segment from Romboutsia lituseburensis containing:
- the rpsD gene encoding 30S ribosomal protein S4, which produces MARYTGASCRQCRREGMKLFLKGDRCYTDKCAIVKRNYAPGQHGQGRKKVSNYGLQLREKQKVKRIYGVLETQFRNLYERAEKMAGITGENLLSLLERRLDNVVYRMGLASSRKEARQLVGHGHFLLNGHKADIASITVKPGDVITVKERSKSSAKFKALVENNTRIAPKWLEANVEEMTVKVVANPSREDIDLEIAEHLIIELYSK
- the rplQ gene encoding 50S ribosomal protein L17, which gives rise to MATYRKLGRETAHRNLMLRNLVTDLLRNGRIETTVTRAKETKRMAEKMITLGKRGDLHARRQVLAYVMDETVVNNLFTEIAPKYAERNGGYTRIIKKGPRKGDAAEMAFIELV
- the infA gene encoding translation initiation factor IF-1; protein product: MAKKDVIELEGTVTENLPNAMFKVKLENGHEVLCHLSGKLRMNFIRILEGDKVNVELSPYDLTRGRITWRKK
- the cwlD gene encoding N-acetylmuramoyl-L-alanine amidase CwlD; translation: MRKYIKHIIFGSIALILVAVSIFEIKNVSEDVMEYMPVTNKTIIIDAGHGGIDPGTLNEDKTIKEKDINLAIAQKLRELLESSGALVILTREDDSSLYQEDGNKTTRQKYNENLKNRKKIIDESNADMFVSIHMNALSGNGASKYYGAQTFYPKGKEDSVQLSKYIQQELKRVVDKTNNREIKPRDDIYLLKENKIPSVLIECGFLSNEKEAKLLTDEKYQEKIAWSVYVGVQKYFSENMNNN
- the rpsK gene encoding 30S ribosomal protein S11, giving the protein MAKPKKKVTRVRRKERKNIERGQAHIQSTFNNTIITLTDVHGNAISAASSGQLGFKGSRKATPFASQMAAETAAKAAMEHGLKTVEVFVKGPGSGREAAIRALQATGLEVTMIKDVTPIPHNGCRPPKRRRV
- a CDS encoding energy-coupling factor transporter ATPase; this translates as MKDIIKVNGVSFEYLTEESSLKAIDNLTLDVKEGEFVAIIGHNGSGKSTLSKNLNAILLPSEGNILIDGLDTREEDKLWDIRQTAGMVFQNPDNQIVATIVEEDVAFGPENLGISPEDIRKRVEESLKSVGMYELRDRQPHLLSGGQKQRVAIAGIIAMKPKCIIFDEATAMLDPSGRKEVMKTIKRLNKEENITTLHITHFMEEAVEADRVIVMDKGRKLLEGTPREVFSKIDLLRQIGLDVPCMTELSSLLKEEGLNISSDILTVDEMVMKLCQL
- a CDS encoding DNA-directed RNA polymerase subunit alpha, which codes for MIEIEKPKVDIIELSEDYRYGKFVIEPLERGYGITIGNALRRILLSSLPGVAVNSIKIDGVLHEFSTVPGVKEDVTEIILALKELSATIDGEGSRTLKIEAQGPCTITGSDIICPPDVEILSKDLKIATLDENAKFNMEIFVDKGRGYVSAEENKTEHMPIGVLPVDSIYTPVEKVSYHVENTRVGQKTDYDKLVLDVWTNGSINPQEGISLAAKVLVEHLNLFIDLTEHVSNVEIMVEKEEDQKEKVLEMTIEELDLSVRSYNCLKRAGINTVEELANKSEDDMMKVRNLGKKSLEEVIQKLEELGLGLKPSEE
- a CDS encoding energy-coupling factor transporter transmembrane component T family protein, with product MLKDITIGQYYPSNSAIHKLDARVKLIATFVFMISLFIINKFWPYAVVLLALISVVKLSNIPMKYIIKGIKPLRWIILFTFVINIFFLPGDPIWSFGFLSITRQGIEQAIFMAVRLVFLVVGTSILTLTTSPIELTDGIERLLNPLRRVGLPVHELAMMMTIALRFIPTLLDETDKIMKAQMSRGADFESKNLISRAKNLVPLLVPLFVSAFRRADELAMAMEARCYRGGYNRTKMKEAVISKIDYVASSILAIYLVIIIATRFI
- the truA gene encoding tRNA pseudouridine(38-40) synthase TruA, whose amino-acid sequence is MRNLKVTIQYNGKNYCGWQKQPDSLGIQGTIENAIYEITKEKIKITGSGRTDAGVHALGQVANFKLESTIPAQKLPNALNAKLPKDISIIDCIEVDEEFHSRYSAKRKRYRYLIYNNSYRNPIYKDISYHVKYDLDFEKMCEEAKSLIGEHDFKGFMSSGSSVNDTIRTIYDITLQKQDNLIILEVEGNGFLYNMVRIIVGTLVDIGRGRIKESLKNIIDSKERGMCGHTAPAHGLFLKKVDY
- the rpmJ gene encoding 50S ribosomal protein L36, with the protein product MKVRPSVKPICEKCKVIKRKGKVMVICENPKHKQKQG
- a CDS encoding energy-coupling factor transporter ATPase, which gives rise to MSIIVKNLTHIYNEGMPFASKALDDISFEIKDRDFVGLIGHTGSGKSTLIQHLNGILKPHVGKIYINDFDITDPTLNLTDIRKRVGVVFQYPEYQLFEETIEKDIAFGPSNLGLEAEEINLRVKSSMAAVGLDYEAFKDKSPFELSGGQKRRVAIAGVIAMNPEVLILDEPTAGLDPGGRDEIFDLIKKLHKEKNMTIILSSHSMDDMAKMAKTLIVMNHGKIEFMGTPRDVFNSNTSRLKEIGLDIPQVLELTMKLRDRGFDIKEDVLTIDEAKEEILRIMRGRKKC
- the rpsM gene encoding 30S ribosomal protein S13 → MARIAGVDLPREKRAEIALTYIYGIGKATANEILAKAEINPDVRIKDLSEEQVNDLRKIIDSDFLVEGDLRREIALNIKRLRDIKCYRGMRHAKGLPLRGQRTKTNARTRKGPRKTVSRKKKK
- the rpsI gene encoding 30S ribosomal protein S9; the encoded protein is MANVQYYGTGRRKHSVARVRLVAGEGNIVVNGRNVEEYFNYETLIRDVKQPLVLTNNETKYDVIVKVEGGGFTGQAGAIRHGISRALLKADAELRGDLKKEGFLTRDARMKERKKYGLKAARRAPQFSKR
- the rplM gene encoding 50S ribosomal protein L13 — translated: MKSYIAKPADVQRKWYIVDAEGKTLGRLATEIATVLRGKHKVTFTPHVDGGDFVVVVNAEKVVLTGKKLDQKMYRYHTGYVGGLKEITYREMMAKKPEEVVSHAVSGMLCKNKLRSRMMTRLRVFAGANHDHAAQNPEVLNFK